One Microplitis demolitor isolate Queensland-Clemson2020A chromosome 2, iyMicDemo2.1a, whole genome shotgun sequence DNA segment encodes these proteins:
- the LOC103578526 gene encoding carbonic anhydrase-related protein 10 isoform X1, with the protein MRMENIKISVSLLRTRMRLQRLLLCLLGLFILLNESEASWEEWWTYDGISGPSFWGLINPQWSLCSKGRRQSPINIEPDKLLFDPHLRPVQVDKHKVAGYLHNTGQFLVFKADKDAKTRVNITGGPLAYHYQFEEIYIHYGMTNEHGSEHQVNNYAFPAEIQVYGFNAELYHNMSEAQHKSQGLVAISLMVQLGDSPNQELRIITSVFNSVQYRSQKAPVGHLSLKELLPDTEGYMTYEGSTTHPGCWETTVWLIVNKPIYMSAQELYALRRLMQGTKDIPKAPLGNNGRPIQLLHHRTIRTNIDFRKAPDAKCPSMVPNTHYRDEFFFAANTWSDGTISRNSL; encoded by the exons AGTCCGAAGCCAGCTGGGAAGAATGGTGGACCTACGATGGTATTTCTG gTCCTTCATTCTGGGGTTTAATAAATCCGCAGTGGTCTCTGTGCAGCAAAGGAAGACGACAAAGTCCCATCAACATTGAGCCAGACAAGTTGCTTTTCGATCCTCACCTTAGGCCAGTCCAGGTGGACAAACATAAA gtTGCTGGATATCTACACAATACTGGACAATTTTTAGTATTCAAAGCTGATAAGGACGCAAAGACACGGGTAAACATTACTGGTGGACCACTCGCGTATCACTATCAGTTTgaagaaatttatattcattatggGATGACAAATGAACATGGATCTGAGCatcaagttaataattatgcTTTTCCAGCAgag ATTCAAGTATACGGATTCAATGCTGAACTTTATCACAATATGAGTGAAGCACAACACAAAAGCCAAGGTTTGGTTGCTATTTCATTGATGGTTCAG ctcGGTGACTCACCAAATCAAGAACTACGAATAATAACCAGTGTATTCAATAGCGTACAATATCGAT cTCAAAAAGCTCCAGTTGGTCATCTGTCCCTTAAAGAACTGCTACCGGATACTGAGGGATATATGACATATGAGGGAAGCACAACACATCCGGGATGTTGGGAAACGACGGTCTGGCTCATCGTCAACAAACCCATCTATATGAGTGCTCAAGAG CTTTACGCATTAAGAAGACTGATGCAAGGAACTAAAGATATACCAAAAGCACCGCTTGGAAATAACGGAAGGCCGATTCAACTTCTCCATCATAGAACCATACGGACAAATATCGATTTTCGTAAA GCACCAGACGCTAAATGTCCATCCATGGTACCAAACACCCATTACAGAG acgaatttttttttgcagcaaACACATGGTCTGATGGAACAATAAGTCGAAATTCTCTctga
- the LOC103578526 gene encoding carbonic anhydrase-related protein 10 isoform X2, whose amino-acid sequence MRMENIKISVSLLRTRMRLQRLLLCLLGLFILLNESEASWEEWWTYDGISGPSFWGLINPQWSLCSKGRRQSPINIEPDKLLFDPHLRPVQVDKHKVAGYLHNTGQFLVFKADKDAKTRVNITGGPLAYHYQFEEIYIHYGMTNEHGSEHQVNNYAFPAEIQVYGFNAELYHNMSEAQHKSQGLVAISLMVQLGDSPNQELRIITSVFNSVQYRSQKAPVGHLSLKELLPDTEGYMTYEGSTTHPGCWETTVWLIVNKPIYMSAQELYALRRLMQGTKDIPKAPLGNNGRPIQLLHHRTIRTNIDFRKAPDAKCPSMVPNTHYRANTWSDGTISRNSL is encoded by the exons AGTCCGAAGCCAGCTGGGAAGAATGGTGGACCTACGATGGTATTTCTG gTCCTTCATTCTGGGGTTTAATAAATCCGCAGTGGTCTCTGTGCAGCAAAGGAAGACGACAAAGTCCCATCAACATTGAGCCAGACAAGTTGCTTTTCGATCCTCACCTTAGGCCAGTCCAGGTGGACAAACATAAA gtTGCTGGATATCTACACAATACTGGACAATTTTTAGTATTCAAAGCTGATAAGGACGCAAAGACACGGGTAAACATTACTGGTGGACCACTCGCGTATCACTATCAGTTTgaagaaatttatattcattatggGATGACAAATGAACATGGATCTGAGCatcaagttaataattatgcTTTTCCAGCAgag ATTCAAGTATACGGATTCAATGCTGAACTTTATCACAATATGAGTGAAGCACAACACAAAAGCCAAGGTTTGGTTGCTATTTCATTGATGGTTCAG ctcGGTGACTCACCAAATCAAGAACTACGAATAATAACCAGTGTATTCAATAGCGTACAATATCGAT cTCAAAAAGCTCCAGTTGGTCATCTGTCCCTTAAAGAACTGCTACCGGATACTGAGGGATATATGACATATGAGGGAAGCACAACACATCCGGGATGTTGGGAAACGACGGTCTGGCTCATCGTCAACAAACCCATCTATATGAGTGCTCAAGAG CTTTACGCATTAAGAAGACTGATGCAAGGAACTAAAGATATACCAAAAGCACCGCTTGGAAATAACGGAAGGCCGATTCAACTTCTCCATCATAGAACCATACGGACAAATATCGATTTTCGTAAA GCACCAGACGCTAAATGTCCATCCATGGTACCAAACACCCATTACAGAG caaACACATGGTCTGATGGAACAATAAGTCGAAATTCTCTctga